A stretch of the Tachysurus vachellii isolate PV-2020 chromosome 26, HZAU_Pvac_v1, whole genome shotgun sequence genome encodes the following:
- the LOC132841328 gene encoding GTPase IMAP family member 4-like encodes MEEEPEKMTDIFLGNKVFVLVTGRTLNVDKKFMEHLKQQKTDLQEVENVAECDYVLVFCPIVSRAGTDIEAALKKLQDIAGSKPALLVVLHHTFDKDYVVPDSSRAVKRKNSLTVDCLFHEDQGLLQCTKNDESLGKILSSIKEGSWWNSSWLWSWWTSDGSKDQSQSKDPETNEKDSVQRILVLGRNDAWKSSSKTIVLGRDERNQENESMEEEVAGRKVTVVETPNIFSAELAQEKIRKDVEEAINLSKPGPHAFLLIIPVNLSEDNKVMVENLKVTFLKMEEIFGERFWKHTMIIFSVSDEYLKKKIMEFIQSGDQEVQTLVQKCEYKYDFLMTKDNEVGKKEEFKEFKNLKYLLEKIKEGEVKDFYSSEVYLKTLALIGGIEKKINNELENQDDPANELMRNIEQKNKGETKRKRKAEQEETEQSPKVGKIVEELKGKMVIQKVNEECTETERKSEMKTFLSGIWRDILNSSMKMQEEIEEKDRQFKEDNKIYRELLDKFLFPDESKNPGM; translated from the exons ATGGAAGAAGAACCAG AAAAGATGACAGACATATTTTTAGGAAATAAGGTTTTTGTTCTTGTCACTGGAAGAACATTAAATGTTGATAAGAAATTCATGGAACAtcttaaacaacaaaaaacagatcTGCAGGAGGTGGAAAATGTAGCTGAGTGCGATTATGTTCTGGTTTTCTGTCCTATTGTGTCACGAGCTGGAACTGACATTGAAGCGGCATTGAAAAAGCTTCAGGATATTGCAG GTTCCAAACCTGCTCTTCTAGTGGTGCTCCATCACACGTTTGATAAAGATTATGTTGTACCAGACAGCAGCAGAGCTGTAAAAAGGAAGAATTCACTCACAGTAGACTGTCTGTTCCATGAAGATCAAGGATTACTTCAGTGTACAAAAAATGATGAATCACTGGGAAAAATTCTAAGCAGTATAAAAGAG ggGTCATGGTGGAATTCTTCCTGGCTTTGGTCTTGGTGGACTTCAGATGGCAGTAAG GACCAAAGCCAGAGTAAAGATCcagaaacaaatgagaaag ATTCTGTTCAGAGGATTTTGGTATTAGGGAGAAATGACGCTTGGAAAAGTTCATCAAAAACAATCGTCCTAGGGAGAGATGAGAGGAACCAGGAGAATGAGAGCATGGAGGAGGAGGTGGCTGGGAGAAAGGTGACTGTTGTGGAGACCCCTAACATTTTCTCAGCTGAACTTGCTCAGGAGAAAATTAGAAAGGATGTGGAAGAAGCTATCAATCTGTCTAAGCCCGGACCCCATGCCTTCCTCCTGATAATACCTGTAAATCTTTCAGAAGACAACAAAGTTATGGTAGAGAATTTAAAAGTTACTTTCTTAAAGATGGAAGAGATCTTTGGAGAGAGGTTCTGGAAACACACCATGATCATATTCAGTGTTAGTGATGAATATCTGAAGAAGAAGATTATGGAGTTTATCCAATCAGGAGACCAGGAGGTCCAGACACTTGTACAGAAATGTGAGTACAAGTATGACTTTCTCATGACTAAGGACAATGAAGTTGGTAAAAAGGAAGAATTTAAAGAATTTAAGAATTTAAAGTATCTGCTGGAGAAGATAAAAGAAGGTGAGGTAAAGGACTTCTACAGTAGTGAGGTTTATCTGAAGACACTAGCTTTGATTGGAGGCATTGAGAAAAAGATCAACAATGAACTAGAGAATCAAGATGATCCAGCGAATGAACTGATGagaaacatagaacagaagaacaaaggagaaacaaagagaaagagaaaggccGAACAAGAAGAGACAGAGCAAAGTCCAAAAGTGGGGAAAATTGTTGAAGAACTAAAGGGCAAGATGGTGATTCAAAAAGTGAATGAAGAgtgcacagagacagagagaaagtctGAAATGAAGACTTTCCTGTCTGGAATCTGGAGAGATATTTTGAATTCTAGCATGAAGATGCAAGAAGAGATTGAAGAAAAGGATAGACAGTTCAAGGAAGATAATAAAATCTATAGAGAATTGCTTGACAAGTTTCTTTTTCCTGACGAATCTAAAAATCCAGGAATGTAA